In Apodemus sylvaticus chromosome 8, mApoSyl1.1, whole genome shotgun sequence, one genomic interval encodes:
- the Mss51 gene encoding putative protein MSS51 homolog, mitochondrial produces the protein MAPRSRRRKHKKAPPGIPILEIPPTEVSPVPPALSEPGPSIDALGFSSLDSNVPGLSQLILQKLNMKSYEEYKLVIDGGTPVSSFGFRCQQEMFQKMEDTFRFCAYCKALPHGLSNCKVLRHCKRCRNVYYCDTECQRSDWPAHRKVCRELRLVAVDRVMEWLLVTGDFVLPSGPWPWLPEAIRNWDTWFSMRGLQLESTLNALLGSHAMTMLWANLGRPRPDPDVLHGSLKRLMTDVLSRPLTLGLGLRILAIDVGKTGGSTLHVVGASHVETFLIRSGDYDELGYMFPEHLGLRVIMVGVDVGTDLLQSSSSLPLEPGTIQLSGHRALYHDFWEEQIETGNLAHPDLVAAFHPGFHASPGLMEAWLPTLLLLRDYEIPTLITVYSQQELEASLQILVNLDTHIIACGANPFASLKPEQVYSNPNKQPVYSSAYYIVFLGSSSCQLDKKQLEEKSTIFSSI, from the exons ATGGCTCCTCGTTCACGGCGGCGAAAGCACAAGAAAGCCCCACCAGGGATTCCCATCCTTGAAATCCCACCCACAGAAGTGTCTCCAGTGCCTCCAGCCCTCTCAGAACCTGGCCCTAGCATTGATGCACTTGGCTTCAGTTCTTTGGACAGTAATGTCCCAGGTCTGTCCCAGTTGATCCTCCAAAAGCTGAACATGAAAAGCTATGAAGAATACAA GTTGGTGATAGATGGGGGAACCCCAGTATCAAGCTTTGGATTTCGATGTCAACAAGAAATGTTCCAGAAGATGGAGGACACGTTCAGATTCTGTGCTTATTGTAAAGCACTCCCTCATGGCCTTTCCAATTGCAAGGTTCTCCGGCACTGTAAGAG GTGCAGAAATGTCTATTATTGTGATACCGAGTGCCAGAGGTCAGATTGGCCAGCTCATAGGAAGGTTTGTCGAGAGCTCCGTCTGGTGGCTGTGGATCGTGTCATGGAATGGCTTCTGGTCACAG GTGATTTTGTCCTACCCTCAGGACCTTGGCCATGGCTGCCTGAAGCTATACGGAATTGGGATACCTGGTTTTCTATGAGGGGTTTACAGCTAGAATCTACATTGAATGCTCTTCTGGGTAGTCACGCTATGACCATGCTTTGGGCAAATCTAGGAAGGCCACGGCCAGACCCAGATGTCTTGCATGGCTCTTTGAAGAGGCTGATGACAGATGTTCTGTCACGACCCTTGACCCTGGGCTTAGGGCTTCGGATTCTGGCGATAGATGTTGGAAAGACTGGGGGAAGCACATTGCATGTGGTTGGCGCTTCCCATgtggagacatttctcattcGTTCTGGAGATTATGACGAGCTTGGCTACATGTTTCCTGAACACCTTGGCCTTCGTGTGATCATGGTGGGTGTAGATGTGGGTACTGACCTTTTACAGAGTTCCTCATCTTTACCCCTGGAGCCTGGAACAATTCAGCTTAGTGGCCACAGGGCCCTGTATCATGACTTCTGGGAGGAGCAGATAGAGACTGGGAATCTGGCCCATCCAGATTTGGTGGCGGCATTCCATCCAG GTTTCCACGCCTCCCCAGGCTTGATGGAAGCTTGGCTACCCACCCTGCTGCTACTTCGTGACTATGAGATTCCAACATTGATTACTGTTTACAG cCAACAGGAATTGGAAGCCTCTTTGCAGATTCTGGTGAACTTGGATACACACATCATTGCTTGTGGAGCTAATCCTTTCGCATCCCTCAAACCAGAACAGGTCTATTCTAATCCCAACAAGCAACCAGTATACAGCAGTGCCTACTACATCGTGTTTCTTGGAAGTTCCTCCTGCCAATTAGATAAGAAACAACTAGAAGAAAAAAGCacaattttttcttctatctga